The genomic interval gCAGTATGTGAGTGAGGTTTGAATATTCAGCACTCATCCACCCTGCCACAAGGTGGATCTGTTCTCATTCCAGTCAATATTTTTAATATCTAGACGCTCAAATTGAATACTGCTGTGTTTTGACCCTGGGTAGTAGCTGATTGTACATCTAAAAAGACAAACACGCAGACTGCTCACTTTTCCTGCCCTTTGGTCAAGCTTGAGTCAATCATTACACAGAGTGTACACATTCAACTTGAGTTGAGCTCTGTCCAGATTTTGCCACACTGCCTTAGTGCTGATCCCGACTCTGCAATACACAGCTCTCACACGGAGCACAGAGGAAATCCAGAGGTTCACCATACCCGGTGTACAGGTAGGCAACCTCTGTAGGATTCAGTCACAATGACTTGTCAACTAAATGCAGAGACTATGGGGTTATCCGACGTGTTGGGTGGGCATCTCAAGGCAAGTGACAAAGTTGACCTACTAGTTGACCTTCTATCTGGATTCTTTTGGGTGTCCTCCTTTTGGTAAATAACCAGTAAAATCAGAACAGCAGAAAGAAACAGCAGTCATAATTTACAGTACATCCTGTGATCCAGAAACATGGTTTTTGCCTTTTCTCTCCTGTCCGCTAGGTGCTCCCTGCAAGGACAGCCTGATGGCTTGTGTTGTGTCCCTGTATCGGCCTTTATCTTTACTGGCCCCTGTGGGGGTGATGCGAGCCATAGTTTGCAGAATGTCACTGGACATGCGAGCACGGGAGGTGTTTGCTACGGCTATCGAAGCTGTGCAACCAGACATTGTGGTGCGGCGGAGTCTGGAGCGTACAGGAGACACCCTCCTAGTGAATGGACGCAGCTTCACGCTAAAAAACAACCTTCACCTGGTAGGCTTTGGCAAAGCTGTGCTGGGCATGGCTGCCGAGGCAGAGAGGATTGTGGGGGACCACTTGGTGAGAGGAGTGATCAGTGTGCCACACGGCATTCAGGAGACAATACGGCAGCATGGGAAAGAGTAAGCAACTCAAACTAGAACCAGATTGTTTGTGGGTGGGATGGGTTTGGTTGGTAAATTAATTCTTAATCTGTTTTAATTCCACCTCAGCCAGATGTTGTTGAAGGATGGAAGTCACATCACAGTGATGGAGGGAGCTAAACACAACCTGCCAGATGCTGATGCCCAGAGGGCAGCCGAATGTATCAAGGAGCTGGTCAGCACATTAACAGAGAATGACATGTTGCTTGTACTCATCTCAGGTAAACTGATACCAAACTACTAAATCATGTAACTATGTCACACAAACTAGTGATTACTCAATTTGAATCACTGAAGCTACAGGTTGTCCATAAATATGTACAtgcctattgtgtgtgtgtgtgtgtgtgtgtgtaggaggaggGTCTGCACTCTTGCCTGCACCAGTCCCACCAATCTCTCTCCAAGAGAAACAGGATGTTACACGCAGACTGGCTGGTGCTGGTGCCACCATTCAGGAGCTTAACTCTGTACGCCGTGCCCTGTCGATTTTGAAAGGAGGAGGACTTGCACACTGCGCTCACCCTGCTCAGGTAAGAGCACAACTGTACTAGCTCATTATAGAGCTTTTACCCAAAGACCTGAACTTCTTGCACATTAGCTTTACATTCTGGTCGTATTTGGTCAAATAAAATGTTCCTGTTAACATTTTATAACAGGTGGTGGCCCTGGTTCTGTCTGATGTAATTGGAGATCCCCTGGACTTGATAGCCAGTGGCCCCACAGTGTGGACTGAGGTGTGGCCTGAGGAGATTTGGTCGGTCCTTGAACGTTACgggctgtcctcctctctccctgtctcagtgAAAGAGGTGCTTGGACGCTCAGCTCCCCGATGGGAGGAGTCTGGAGAGCAGTTAGACAGGGCGGCACATGTTCTCAATGCTGTGATTGGCTCCAATAGCATTGCTCTGGAATGCGCAGGGAGACGTGCGCGGGAGCTCGGATTCCGTCCAGTTGTGCTGTCGCCAGGGGTGTGCGGGGACGTACAGTCTGTCTCCCGCCTTTATGGTCTACTGGCTCGCTTTGCCTGCTCCCGTGACGAGCCCCCTCCTGAGTTGCCTGCTGAGATTCTGAAGCTGGGGCCCGAGACAGGCGTGGAAAGCTGGGACTTGTGCCGTGCCATGCAGGTGCTTGGTGAGGGGCGTGGGGAGGGCTGGGGAGCCACCTGTCTGCTGGCTGGGGGAGAGCCCACTGTGCAGTTGACAGGCAAGGGGCGTGGTGGGCGGAACCAGGAGCTGGCCCTGAGAGTAGGGCTTGAGCTGGGAGGCATGGAGCTCCCTCCGAAGGGTCCCCTGTTCCTGAGTGGTGGGACCGATGGTCAGGACGGGCCAACTGAGGCAGCAGGGGCAGTCACAGACGCGGGGCTTGGCAAAGAAGCACGAGCACAGGGGCTCGACCCTGAAGGCTTCCTCGCCAACAATGATTCCTTCACCTTCTTTTCACGCCTGTCTGGTGGGCAGCGGCTGCTCTTACCAGGGTTAACGGGTACCAATGTGATGGATGTGCACATGCTGCTCATCCCACCAATCCCCATAGTCGTGTCTGGTCGTTGATGAAGACAAGGGCATGAAAGCTGTCAATTACACATTTCAGTATGAATCCACACAGAGCAGACTGAGTATATTCAGAGAGCAGCTTTTCAAAGCTGACCATGCCCATGATATTCTTTCCAGCAAGCACTTTTGGAGATCCATGTTTAATTTAAAAAGCAGCAGTCAGTTATGTCTATGATAAGAATAAATACATTAAATAGTTTACTTTTGtgttatttgtgaagagattgtTTCTGTACAGAGCAGTTAGTCCAGCGGATAACCAAATATACCCAAGACTGTTCCACTTTATGATACAAGTATCAGACATAGTACACTAATACTAGATACCTTAATAAGGAACATTTTTGAAGATTGGATGCAGTTTAATAAAATGGCTGCCATTCTGATTTCCTATTAGAAGAAAAATAGGGTAAAGTCATTCCAAATAATATCTAAATTACTTTGTAATGTTATCTACCCACTAAATAAACCCCACAAATAACATAGACAATAACATACTCTTAAGACCTTCAAGGGGGTCATATTGAGGTCATTTTGACCATAGTCCAATTACCACGGGAAAACATTTTGGACTTGTTGATAGAGCCAAGAAATTCCACAGCTGGGGCATATCTAAATTATTCTTGGCTATAGTGCCATTACAGATTTGGTCCATTACCCCCCTGGCTGCCATTTCCCATAATACCACTAACCACCTGCATGGGGCCATATTGGACAGGATTCACTTGGACATGTCGCCATAAAAAAATTGGTACTTTACAGCCCAATGATGGTTTAAAATGTTTGATGGGTCTGGGAAAACACAAAATGGCTCACAAACACCATATATACTTATCCTTTAAACTTGTGGTGAAAACATGTGCCAAATGAATTTTTCCATGACTAGTTCCAATAGTTTTACATGTAAACACTCTAGAAAGTAATTTGGGTGTTCCCTGAAGTCTACTGATTGCAATGATAATGTTTTGTCAATTTTAAAAAGAAAAAAGACAGGAAACCTGCCCTGTACACATCACTTTAGGTAAAACTACATAGGAATGTCCAGCAGAGACAGGTAACCCATTATGAGACCTTTCAGTTTTTACACGGTGTAAAAGTCTAAACAAATATGTCTAGCTATAGTGCCATTGCAGATTTAACCTATTATACTCAGTGGTGaattttgttgaccaaattcgacactcattgaTCTCCATACAAAAATGCCTTGCTTggcgaaaaaaaaaaaaaaaaaaaaacacctgctggagaagacagattttgggtCCAGTTATCCCTCTCACTTTGGATGTACCTCTCTAATACTACAGAGATTACTTTAATCAACCAAGTTGATTTTCACCTGTTGACTCTTTCTCAATGCCACACACTTGTCACTAATTATCAGGACTGCCCTGATAGGATTTAAATACAAACTGAAGGTATGAATGAGCTTGTCAAGCCGTTACTCAGTTTCTTTCCAGTTGTGTGTTAAAAGTACATCTATTTCCATGTATCTTTTAGTTACGTAATACTTTTCCTTAtttgatatacactgctcaaaaaaataaagggaacactaaaataacacatcctagatatgaatgaaatattcttattaaatacttttttctttacatagttgaatgtgctgacaacaaaatcacacaaaaattatcaatggaaatcaaatttatcaacccatggaggtctggatttggagtcacactcaaaattaaagtggaaaaccacactacaggctgatccaactttgatgtaatgtccttaaaacaagtcaaaatgaggctcagtagtgtgtgtggcctccacgtgcctgtatgacctccctacaacgcctgggcatgctcctgatgaggtggcagatggtctcctgagggatctcttcccagacctggactaaagcatccgccaactcctggacagtttgtggtgcaacgtggcgttggtggatggagcgagacatgatgtcccagatgtgctcaattggattcaggtctggggaacgggcgggccagtccatagcatcaatgccttcctcttgcaggaagtgctgacacactccagccacatgaggtctagcattgtcttgcattaggaggaacccagggcaaaccgcaccagcatatggtctcacaaagggtctgaggatctcatctcggtacctaatggcagtcaggctacctctggcgagcacatggagggctgtgcggccccccaaagaaatgccaccccacacaatgactgacccaccgccaaaccggtcatgctggaggatgttgcaggcagcagaacgttctccacggcgtctccagactctgtcacgtctgtcacatgtgctcagtgtgaacctgctttcatctgtgaagagcacagggcgccagtggcgaatttgccattcttggtgttctctggcaaatgccaaacgtcctgcacggtgttgggctgtaagcacaacccccacctgtggacgtcgggccctcataccaccctcatggagtctgtttctgaccgtttgagcagacacatgcacatttgtggcctgctggaggtcattttgcagagctctggcagtgctcctcctgctcctccttgcacaaaggcggaagtagcggtcctgctgctggggcctcctccacgtctcctgatgtactggcctgtctcctggtagcgcctccatgctctggacactacgctgacagacacagcaaaccttcttgccacagctcgcattgatgtgccatcctggatgagctgcactacctgagccacttgtgtgggttgtagactccgtctcatgctaccactagagtgaaagcaccgccagcattcaaaagtgaccaaaacatcagccaggaagcataggaactgagaagtggtctgtggtcaccacctgcagaaccactcctttattgggggtgtcttgctaattgcctataatttccacctgttgtctattccatttgcacaacagcatgtgaaatttattgtcaatcagtgttgcttcctaagtagacagtttgatttcacagaagtgtgattgacttggagttacattgtgttgtttaagtgttccctttatttttttgagcagtgtatattggttTAATATAATCATCCTTATCACCTTTACCTTTTTACATTATGCAACTTGCTTATGTCTCTCCTTTTTTTCAGAACCACACACAAATCCAACTTTACCATGTCCAACCACAAGTCCATAATAAATATGTGAACTTTGGCTCTGTCTCCTTGCTCTCTGACCAGAGCGGAGTAAATCtagatggttgtacagtcatctcaaataaaactgaaggaccttggcgttactctggaccctgatatcGCCTTCGATGAACGTGTCAAAAATATTTCAGGAGCAGCCTTTTCTCATCTtcttaacattgcaaaaatctgtcTAATCTTGTCTAAATTTGAtgcagaaaagctcatccatgcatttgtcacttcaagattagactactgcaatgctcgactctccggctacccggataaggaactaaataaacttcagttagtgctaaatacagctgctGTAATCTTGACTACAACCCCAAAATGTGATCAGTGCTAGCCTCCctgcactggcttcctgttaaggctagggctgacatcaaggttttactgctatcctacaaagcattacaaggACTTGCTTGTTTGTACCTATCTCACCATTTTGGTTCTCCATTACATACtgtacctacacgtatgctacggtcacaagacgcaggcctccttattgttcctagaatttctaagaaAACAGCTGGAGGCATCACTTTCTCCTATATTGCTTCATTTTTATAGAATGGTCTGCcgatccatgtgagagatgcagactcggtcacAACCTTTAAGGAGTGacgactcatctcttcagtaggttctATGATGAAGTGTACTccggcccaggggtgcgaaggtgaacggcaaggcactggagtgacaaaccacacttgctgtctctgcctagccGGCTCCCctatctccactgggattctctgcctctaaccctattacgagggctgagtcactggcttgcttgCACTCTTCCATTCTTCCTGTCCTTGAGTTTGTGCGGTAGGttgatcttcgtgggctatactcagccttgtctcagggtagtaagttagtggccTGTTGATATCCCATTTGTGGGAGATGTGCTTtgccaaagtgggtggggttatgtcCTGCCTGGTTTCCCCTGTCCGGGGGTAACtttggacggggccacagtgtcccccgaccccTCTTCAGTCTCCTGTATccatgctgcaatagtttatatgctggggggctagggtcagtctgctGTCCTGTGTGGTCTTagatatgctccctctaattctcccatccctctctttcccctcccggaggacctgagccctagggccatgcctcaggactacatgGCCTGACTACtcctgtctgaccctgctggtcttcTATCAACGTTTGatcatcttgaagaacgatctggccttaatggccatgtactcttataatctccacccggcacagccagaagaggactggccatcctTCAGAGCcttggtttcttcctagattcctgcctttctaggatGTTTTTCTAGCCACTGTgtctctacatctgcattgcttgctctctggggttttaggcttggtttctgtataagcactttacGACAACTGCTGTTGTAAAAAGGGctgtataaatacatttaattataCCCCTGGTGACATCTATCCAACTAGTTCCCTATCTTGGATTTCTTAGCCTATTTTTCAGCGGCCATATTGGAAATGACGCCAGGGTTGTGTAATTGACCAAATCTGCGATGGCACTACAAACAAAAATACTTATTTAGACATGCCGTAGCAATGTGTGAAATTTGGTGGCTCTATAATTTTTTCACATAGCTGCTGGACTATGGTCAAAGTGACCTCAATATGACCCCTATTAAGATCTTAAGAGTACTTTATGATCAGATGTATTGTCTATATCTTTGGGGTAATATAGTGGGTAGATAAATTAGTTATTTTGATATTGTTTGGAATGATTTTACTCTATTTTCTTCTAACAGGTAGAAGGTTGACTGACAGGCTCCCTGGACTGCAAAACACTTTAAAATGTTCCTTAAAGTATCTAGCATTAGTGTACCAAGTTTGATACTTGTATCATAAAATGGAACAATTATGTCACCTATCTGCTGGACTAAGTTGTGTGCTAGACATCATTTTAGACAATGAAGAAAAAACAACATTAGGAAATTAGAATTTTAAACAAAATTCTTTATGTACCAATCAACTGCACAAGACCATAACATAAAATGTACAATCAATGTGCCTACTCCATTGGACTGCTACAGGTACCAACCTGTACCTGAGACAATAAAAAGCATTATTGGCCTTCACTGTTTAATATTTTCACAGCAATCAGAAGACAGGGCTGCGTTCAGTACAAAAAAAACATACTCCAACATTCAATCAAATGGAAACGGTGCTGTTCTAAATGGCCAGTTAAAAAACGGGGAGGGGTTGGGTTGTGGAAGGCTGTCAGCATGGCCGCTTACCTTTAAATACGTCACTCACTTTCTTCAAGCATCAACCCGTCACACCCACGAAACAGAGCAAACCTACCGCAACATCTGTTCAAGAACGTTTTGGGGAAACGTGTCATTTAGTACAAACAGATAAACAATGTAGCAAATGTTCAATCAAACTGAACGCACCCCAGTCTTAACTGTTTTATATTTTCATAACAATCAAAAGACAGTCATTGAGGGCTCAGGCTGTCAAGAATAAGAAATATGAATTTGAGGAAAGCTGCTGTTTGATGTAAGACCTCTATCTCTGACCACTCTCTCTACAGTAGCCTTGCTCCAGCGCAATCTTCATGGATTACTATGTAGCCTTGCTCCagcaaaaataaaaacagaaaccaTCTCTCTGAACAGCTCCTTACTCATACAATGTTATGAACATAACTGCAGTCACACCAACCCACAACTCACAGCATACAGTTGTTGAGTCTCTCCAGATTCTGTCTACAGATTAGAATAACATTTCATGTAAATCTATATCAATCAGTGGATATGTAGCCAGATGGATATTTGAATGTCTCACCAATAAAAGGAGGTACAATTGTACATGAGCCAGAGGAGCTAAATTTAAAAAGACATGAGATTTAAAAAGATATGGCATATGAGAGAATATCTTAGCATATTACATGGTGTTTGTGTGGAAGCAAACAGCATAACCGTTATATCGTCATGACAACCAACAAGGAGAAACTTCTTCAGCTCAAAGGAAGCATCCACAGGCCCACCTCATCAATGAACTCCAGTCCATTTGAAAAGGCACAACATTAGCAAGTCTGTGTCTACTCAGCAACCCTGTCTGATAAGACAGAGAGCAAATTGTATGTAGTCCAACTTATGTCCTGTCTGTCACTCACGATGTGTCTTGAGGTTGTCTCCTGCCGCACTCTCCCTGGCAGATAGAAAACATTATCACAACCATTCACTGATATGAGACAAGGAAAGGTTCACACCTATAAACGAGACTGTATAGTGACTGGGGAGAATATCAGTCAGTATTTGGGGGTACCTGGAGGGAAACATGGATGCTTGGACACCTACCATCCGCTCCTGTGAGGTGCAGTGTCAGGTGTGCCTCCATTCTTTCCACCAGTACCTAAACGTTAGACAGCAatacaagttagctagctagcacttcATGGCAGCATGCCTTTCAGacatagctaactaacgttatagAACTAAACTTGATGATGGTGGCAATTATTCGAATATGAATAACTAGCTAGTTTAGCACTCACCTTGTCGGTAATACATATCGTTCACAGTGTTTCCGTAAAATTTCCACGCGAAATGGATGGCAATGAGACTGACAACGAGCCAACTAAACAATATCTTGAATATTGACACTCTCATATCATTAGCCAGCCAGTCGTCAACAAATTCAGAAAGAAACGAAACAAACCCGTCCACAATGCGGGATAAAAACTCGAAATCCCAGGGCTCTTCCATTTTATAAAACAACACCCAAAATGTATGCTTTCTCAAAAAACATTTTATCTaaaccagctagctaacgttagttaataTGACCAAGGCCGAGTAACTCTAAACCACTGATGTGTACTATAGCTAGCTATATGAACAGGGGCTAAACGCGTAACAGCTATCCAACGGGTGATGCGCTGACTGTTTCAAATCACCCCATTCGTCAAACAGATTGAGGAGGAAACTTTCAGTCACAGATGCAATAATATTTGCTTTACTGTTATGAAATACTTTTCATTTCAAATAACCGTACTATTATAATGAGATAACCAGTATCTCATATAGCTAGCTCTTGGTACAGTTAGCTACCTTTTGGGGGGGAATAGAATCCTCCGTGTCAAATCTGAAAGTATTATTTTGGTCTAGTTTTAGGGAATCGTGTCTGTACATGGCTGCGCATTGACGGCAACCAGCACGAATcgtaaacaaaaaacaaacaaaactaaAAAGCGCACTGGAACGTACCCTGTCTGTGGGAGAGGGAGTTTCTCCCCTCATTGGTTTATTACTTGCTCCATCTAAATTACCATTGGACAATGAATCCCGTCACCATTGGGATTATGGATGTGCTGTTGTGAGTGGAAAAACAACTTGTTTACCAGTTAGTTATACCTTTCCCCCGATGATTTAACAACGGAATATCCAAACGTAAAATTAGTTTGTTAGATTATTTCAAGTTGTGTTAGTATTGTAGCTACATTGATAAAGTTAGGTATTTGCTAAAGCTACTATAGTTAACTAGCTGGCTGCTTTATTGTGTTCGGCAAACTGGGGGGGTTGGGAAGTACAGTAATTTACTGGAATGTATTTAGCTGGATGTTACGTAGTGAGGGTAGCTTTAGCCTGCAATAACATCTAAATCATCTAGCTAGTTAGGTACTTAATTTAgttttatttagctagctagctagctagataggtaATGTTAACTCATTAGCCCAAAATTGTTTTGCCTGCTAATCGTATTAATCCAGTTAGCTagataaaggcattttaatttaGAGCTAATGTTAGCTGTGATGTTTTCTGGTCTGTATAGCGATGCATATTGGCTTCAGCTGTTTTAGGAAATGAATTTAGCTAGTTAAATTAAGTTGAAGTTCAAAGTGTAGTAAATAAAGCTAATGTTGCCAGTAACAAACAGCTAACGTTACTTAAAAATGTTCCTACTACAGGAGCTTTAATCTGATCAAGATCCAGTGAGTGTTTGTTACCAAAACTAAACACACACTGCGTGTACAACAAATTAGGAACACCTGCACttaccatgacatagactgaccaacgctgtgtcacctgttaaatccacttcaaacagtGTACACGAAGGGAAGGacacaggttaaataaggatttttaaggcttgaggcatggattgtgtatatgtgccattcagag from Salvelinus alpinus chromosome 2, SLU_Salpinus.1, whole genome shotgun sequence carries:
- the LOC139555134 gene encoding glycerate kinase-like — its product is MACVVSLYRPLSLLAPVGVMRAIVCRMSLDMRAREVFATAIEAVQPDIVVRRSLERTGDTLLVNGRSFTLKNNLHLVGFGKAVLGMAAEAERIVGDHLVRGVISVPHGIQETIRQHGKDQMLLKDGSHITVMEGAKHNLPDADAQRAAECIKELVSTLTENDMLLVLISGGGSALLPAPVPPISLQEKQDVTRRLAGAGATIQELNSVRRALSILKGGGLAHCAHPAQVVALVLSDVIGDPLDLIASGPTVWTEVWPEEIWSVLERYGLSSSLPVSVKEVLGRSAPRWEESGEQLDRAAHVLNAVIGSNSIALECAGRRARELGFRPVVLSPGVCGDVQSVSRLYGLLARFACSRDEPPPELPAEILKLGPETGVESWDLCRAMQVLGEGRGEGWGATCLLAGGEPTVQLTGKGRGGRNQELALRVGLELGGMELPPKGPLFLSGGTDGQDGPTEAAGAVTDAGLGKEARAQGLDPEGFLANNDSFTFFSRLSGGQRLLLPGLTGTNVMDVHMLLIPPIPIVVSGR
- the LOC139555179 gene encoding T-cell leukemia translocation-altered gene protein homolog, with product MEEPWDFEFLSRIVDGFVSFLSEFVDDWLANDMRVSIFKILFSWLVVSLIAIHFAWKFYGNTVNDMYYRQGTGGKNGGTPDTAPHRSGWESAAGDNLKTHRE